In Musa acuminata AAA Group cultivar baxijiao chromosome BXJ2-3, Cavendish_Baxijiao_AAA, whole genome shotgun sequence, the following proteins share a genomic window:
- the LOC135606963 gene encoding probable aminodeoxychorismate synthase, chloroplastic isoform X2 yields the protein MSAISWRPSARAVARGLAPRPVLSPRLAPRSLALIPDLAARPISPLVARRRAHGGGLGNPGDAEDGEEEGENKISSDDVVRTLLIDNYDSYTYNIYQELSVVNGVPPVVVHNDEWTWEYIYHCLYKEKTFDNIVISPGPGTPTCPKDIGICHRILLECKDIPILGVCLGHQVLGFVHGADIVHAPEPIHGRLSEIEHTGCDLFKDIPSGINSGFKVVRYHSLVINADSLPKELIPIAWISSGHTLSFLEAQESDMIPDAFGNQLNQCQAIGHHIDDTLSSISNANDFGSRKLLMAVRHSTRPHYGVQFHPESVATYHGRQIFKNFKKMTVDYGTRRSLLHERQVHNCEELPKGELLWERSAIRQFVDVYGISMPLLKGVDVKYLSLQWKKFDSLLSEVGGSENIFRELLGDYNVDNTFWLDSSSTDKGRARFSFMGGKGGPLWKQLTFRLSDKTPSCQVGHEKSKMTTEAGGYLTIEDIYGSLKTIFVRDGLFDFLKKELESFHYDRRDYEGLPFDFCGGYIGYLGYELKVECGASFNDHKSKAPDACFFFADNLVVIDHWYGDVYILSLHDNHNSDTWMGQHANLKGKSWVAETEKRLLSLKSLSTKKFKNKTSCATPSFPNEGSFIVQKSRSQYIKDVEKCLQLIKDGESYELCLTTQMMKKVDNINPFNLYLSLRNQNPAPYAAWLNFTREDLCICCSSPERFLRLDGNGMLEAKPIKGTIARGRTPDEDEHLRLQLQYSEKDQAENLMIVDLLRNDLGRVCEPGSVCVPCLMEVESYATVHTLVSTIQGKRKSNASPIDCVRAAFPGGSMTGAPKLRSMELLDSLESCSRGIYSGSIGFFSYNQTFDLNIVIRTVVIHKGEASVGAGGAVTALSIPEDEYAEMMLKAKAPTKAVEECSKDLDTCGSSMKMVS from the exons TCGAGGCCTCGCTCCGCGGCCGGTGCTGTCACCTCGTCTCGCGCCGCGCTCCCTTGCCCTGATTCCGGACCTCGCCGCGCGACCCATCTCGCCGCTGGTGGCCCGGCGGCGCGCCCACGGAGGAGGGTTGGGGAACCCTGGCGATGCCGAGGACGGGGAAGAGGAGGGGGAGAATAAGATCTCGAGCGATGACGTCGTGCGGACGTTGCTGATCGACAACTACGATAGCTATACGTATAACATATATCAAGAATTGTCTGTCGTTAATGGCG TGCCGCCTGTGGTGGTTCATAATGACGAGTGGACATGGGAGTACATCTATCATTGTTTGTataaagaaaagacttttgacaaTATTGTCATATCACCTGGACCCGGAACACCAACATGCCCGAAAGATATAG GAATCTGTCATCGGATACTTCTTGAATGCAAGGATATCCCTATTTTGGGTGTTTGCCTTGGTCATCAG GTGTTGGGATTTGTTCATGGAGCTGACATTGTTCATGCCCCTGAACCTATTCATGGACGTCTCAG TGAAATCGAGCACACAGGTTGTGATCTCTTCAAAGATATTCCATCAGGAATAAATTCTGGTTTCAAG GTTGTGCGGTATCATTCACTTGTAATAAATGCAGACTCacttccaaaggagctaattccaATAGCATGGATTAGTTCTGGGCATACACTTTCTTTTCTAGAAGCACAAGAATCTGACATGATTCCTGATGCTTTTGGGAATCAGCTAAACCAATGTCAAGCAATTGGTCATCATATTGATGACACCTTATCTTCTATTAGCAACGCTAATGACTTTGGTAGCAGAAAACTCTTGATGGCTGTAAGGCACTCCACCAGGCCTCATTATGGCGTGCAA TTCCATCCTGAAAGTGTTGCTACTTATCATGGAAGACAAATATTTAAGAACTTCAAAAAGATGACTGTTGACTATGGTACGAGGAGGTCGCTGCTTCATGAAAGACAGGTTCACAATTGTG AAGAACTTCCCAAGGGTGAGTTATTATGGGAAAGAAGTGCCATCAGGCAGTTTGTAGATGTGTATGGAATCTCAATGCCTCTGCTAAAAGGTGTTGATGTCAAGTATCTAAGCTTGCAGTGGAAGAAGTTCGATTCCTTGTTAAGTGAGGTTGGGGGGTCAGAAAATATTTTCCGTGAGCTGCTTGGAGATTATAATGTTGACAACACATTTTGGTTAGATAGCTCCTCAACTGATAAG GGTAGGGCACGCTTTTCATTCATGGGTGGCAAAGGGGGGCCTTTATGGAAGCAATTGACTTTTCGTCTGTCTGATAAAACTCCATCTTGTCAAGTTGGACATGAAAAAAG TAAAATGACAACCGAAGCTGGAGGGTACCTGACAATTGAGGATATCTATGGATCCTTGAAGACAATTTTTGTTAGGGATGGTCTGTTTGATTTCCTGAAGAAG GAACTTGAATCATTTCACTATGACAGAAGAGATTATGAAGGCCTGCCCTTTGATTTTTGTGGTGGATACATTGGTTACCTTGG GTATGAGCTTAAAGTTGAATGTGGTGCATCATTTAACGACCACAAATCAAAGGCTCCAGATGCTTGCTTCTTCTTTGCAGATAATCTCGTGGTGATTGATCACTGGTATGGAGATGTATATATTCTCTCCTTGCATGATAATCATAATTCAGATACCTGGATGGGTCAACATGCAAACCTAAAAGGAAAATCATGGGTAGCTGAGACCGAGAAGAGGCTGCTCAGTTTAAAATCTTTATCCACCAAGAAGTTTAAGAATAAAACATCATGTGCTACCCCATCTTTTCCAAATGAGGGAAGCTTTATAGTTCAGAAGTCGAGAAGCCAATATATCAAGGATGTCGAGAAGTGTCTGCAGTTGATTAAAGATGGAGAAAGTTATGAATTGTGTTTAACAACACAGATGATGAAAAAGGTTGACAACATAAATCCTTTCAATTTATACCTCAGTCTCAGGAATCAAAATCCGGCCCCATATGCTGCCTGGCTGAATTTTACCAGGGAAGATCTATGTATATGTTGCTCCTCACCAGAAAGATTTCTTCGATTAGATGGAAACGGTATGCTCGAAGCGAAGCCCATTAAGGGGACAATAGCTCGTGGTAGAACACCAGATGAAGATGAACATCTCCGATTGCAGTTGCAATACAG TGAAAAAGACCAGGCTGAAAATTTGATGATCGTGGATCTTTTAAGGAATGATCTTGGACGGGTCTGTGAACCAGGCAGTGTGTGTGTGCCTTGTCTTATGGAAGTGGAATCATATGCAACCGTTCACACTTTGGTTAGTACCATCCAGGGGAAGAGAAAATCTAATGCAAGTCCTATTGATTGTGTTAGAGCTGCCTTTCCAGGTGGCTCGATGACTGGAGCACCAAAGCTAAGGTCAATGGAGCTTCTTGATTCGTTGGAAAGCTGCTCAAGAGGCATATACTCAGGATCTATTGGATTCTTCTCATACAACCAGACATTTGATCTGAACATAGTAATTAGAACTGTCGTCATACACAAGGGGGAAGCCTCTGTGGGAGCTGGTGGTGCAGTTACAGCATTGTCGATACCAGAAGATGAATATGCTGAAATGATGCTGAAAGCAAAAGCCCCAACAAAGGCTGTGGAAGAATGCAGCAAAGATTTGGATACCTGTGGCAGCTCAATGAAGATGGTCTCCTGA
- the LOC135606963 gene encoding probable aminodeoxychorismate synthase, chloroplastic isoform X1, with the protein MSAISWRPSARAVARGLAPRPVLSPRLAPRSLALIPDLAARPISPLVARRRAHGGGLGNPGDAEDGEEEGENKISSDDVVRTLLIDNYDSYTYNIYQELSVVNGVPPVVVHNDEWTWEYIYHCLYKEKTFDNIVISPGPGTPTCPKDIGICHRILLECKDIPILGVCLGHQVLGFVHGADIVHAPEPIHGRLSEIEHTGCDLFKDIPSGINSGFKVVRYHSLVINADSLPKELIPIAWISSGHTLSFLEAQESDMIPDAFGNQLNQCQAIGHHIDDTLSSISNANDFGSRKLLMAVRHSTRPHYGVQFHPESVATYHGRQIFKNFKKMTVDYGTRRSLLHERQVSRACQSLEELPKGELLWERSAIRQFVDVYGISMPLLKGVDVKYLSLQWKKFDSLLSEVGGSENIFRELLGDYNVDNTFWLDSSSTDKGRARFSFMGGKGGPLWKQLTFRLSDKTPSCQVGHEKSKMTTEAGGYLTIEDIYGSLKTIFVRDGLFDFLKKELESFHYDRRDYEGLPFDFCGGYIGYLGYELKVECGASFNDHKSKAPDACFFFADNLVVIDHWYGDVYILSLHDNHNSDTWMGQHANLKGKSWVAETEKRLLSLKSLSTKKFKNKTSCATPSFPNEGSFIVQKSRSQYIKDVEKCLQLIKDGESYELCLTTQMMKKVDNINPFNLYLSLRNQNPAPYAAWLNFTREDLCICCSSPERFLRLDGNGMLEAKPIKGTIARGRTPDEDEHLRLQLQYSEKDQAENLMIVDLLRNDLGRVCEPGSVCVPCLMEVESYATVHTLVSTIQGKRKSNASPIDCVRAAFPGGSMTGAPKLRSMELLDSLESCSRGIYSGSIGFFSYNQTFDLNIVIRTVVIHKGEASVGAGGAVTALSIPEDEYAEMMLKAKAPTKAVEECSKDLDTCGSSMKMVS; encoded by the exons TCGAGGCCTCGCTCCGCGGCCGGTGCTGTCACCTCGTCTCGCGCCGCGCTCCCTTGCCCTGATTCCGGACCTCGCCGCGCGACCCATCTCGCCGCTGGTGGCCCGGCGGCGCGCCCACGGAGGAGGGTTGGGGAACCCTGGCGATGCCGAGGACGGGGAAGAGGAGGGGGAGAATAAGATCTCGAGCGATGACGTCGTGCGGACGTTGCTGATCGACAACTACGATAGCTATACGTATAACATATATCAAGAATTGTCTGTCGTTAATGGCG TGCCGCCTGTGGTGGTTCATAATGACGAGTGGACATGGGAGTACATCTATCATTGTTTGTataaagaaaagacttttgacaaTATTGTCATATCACCTGGACCCGGAACACCAACATGCCCGAAAGATATAG GAATCTGTCATCGGATACTTCTTGAATGCAAGGATATCCCTATTTTGGGTGTTTGCCTTGGTCATCAG GTGTTGGGATTTGTTCATGGAGCTGACATTGTTCATGCCCCTGAACCTATTCATGGACGTCTCAG TGAAATCGAGCACACAGGTTGTGATCTCTTCAAAGATATTCCATCAGGAATAAATTCTGGTTTCAAG GTTGTGCGGTATCATTCACTTGTAATAAATGCAGACTCacttccaaaggagctaattccaATAGCATGGATTAGTTCTGGGCATACACTTTCTTTTCTAGAAGCACAAGAATCTGACATGATTCCTGATGCTTTTGGGAATCAGCTAAACCAATGTCAAGCAATTGGTCATCATATTGATGACACCTTATCTTCTATTAGCAACGCTAATGACTTTGGTAGCAGAAAACTCTTGATGGCTGTAAGGCACTCCACCAGGCCTCATTATGGCGTGCAA TTCCATCCTGAAAGTGTTGCTACTTATCATGGAAGACAAATATTTAAGAACTTCAAAAAGATGACTGTTGACTATGGTACGAGGAGGTCGCTGCTTCATGAAAGACAG GTGTCTCGTGCATGTCAATCACTAGAAGAACTTCCCAAGGGTGAGTTATTATGGGAAAGAAGTGCCATCAGGCAGTTTGTAGATGTGTATGGAATCTCAATGCCTCTGCTAAAAGGTGTTGATGTCAAGTATCTAAGCTTGCAGTGGAAGAAGTTCGATTCCTTGTTAAGTGAGGTTGGGGGGTCAGAAAATATTTTCCGTGAGCTGCTTGGAGATTATAATGTTGACAACACATTTTGGTTAGATAGCTCCTCAACTGATAAG GGTAGGGCACGCTTTTCATTCATGGGTGGCAAAGGGGGGCCTTTATGGAAGCAATTGACTTTTCGTCTGTCTGATAAAACTCCATCTTGTCAAGTTGGACATGAAAAAAG TAAAATGACAACCGAAGCTGGAGGGTACCTGACAATTGAGGATATCTATGGATCCTTGAAGACAATTTTTGTTAGGGATGGTCTGTTTGATTTCCTGAAGAAG GAACTTGAATCATTTCACTATGACAGAAGAGATTATGAAGGCCTGCCCTTTGATTTTTGTGGTGGATACATTGGTTACCTTGG GTATGAGCTTAAAGTTGAATGTGGTGCATCATTTAACGACCACAAATCAAAGGCTCCAGATGCTTGCTTCTTCTTTGCAGATAATCTCGTGGTGATTGATCACTGGTATGGAGATGTATATATTCTCTCCTTGCATGATAATCATAATTCAGATACCTGGATGGGTCAACATGCAAACCTAAAAGGAAAATCATGGGTAGCTGAGACCGAGAAGAGGCTGCTCAGTTTAAAATCTTTATCCACCAAGAAGTTTAAGAATAAAACATCATGTGCTACCCCATCTTTTCCAAATGAGGGAAGCTTTATAGTTCAGAAGTCGAGAAGCCAATATATCAAGGATGTCGAGAAGTGTCTGCAGTTGATTAAAGATGGAGAAAGTTATGAATTGTGTTTAACAACACAGATGATGAAAAAGGTTGACAACATAAATCCTTTCAATTTATACCTCAGTCTCAGGAATCAAAATCCGGCCCCATATGCTGCCTGGCTGAATTTTACCAGGGAAGATCTATGTATATGTTGCTCCTCACCAGAAAGATTTCTTCGATTAGATGGAAACGGTATGCTCGAAGCGAAGCCCATTAAGGGGACAATAGCTCGTGGTAGAACACCAGATGAAGATGAACATCTCCGATTGCAGTTGCAATACAG TGAAAAAGACCAGGCTGAAAATTTGATGATCGTGGATCTTTTAAGGAATGATCTTGGACGGGTCTGTGAACCAGGCAGTGTGTGTGTGCCTTGTCTTATGGAAGTGGAATCATATGCAACCGTTCACACTTTGGTTAGTACCATCCAGGGGAAGAGAAAATCTAATGCAAGTCCTATTGATTGTGTTAGAGCTGCCTTTCCAGGTGGCTCGATGACTGGAGCACCAAAGCTAAGGTCAATGGAGCTTCTTGATTCGTTGGAAAGCTGCTCAAGAGGCATATACTCAGGATCTATTGGATTCTTCTCATACAACCAGACATTTGATCTGAACATAGTAATTAGAACTGTCGTCATACACAAGGGGGAAGCCTCTGTGGGAGCTGGTGGTGCAGTTACAGCATTGTCGATACCAGAAGATGAATATGCTGAAATGATGCTGAAAGCAAAAGCCCCAACAAAGGCTGTGGAAGAATGCAGCAAAGATTTGGATACCTGTGGCAGCTCAATGAAGATGGTCTCCTGA